One Pyxicephalus adspersus chromosome 3, UCB_Pads_2.0, whole genome shotgun sequence genomic window carries:
- the LOC140326332 gene encoding cold-inducible RNA-binding protein B-like: MSSDDGKLFIGGLSFDTNEQNLEEVFCKYGHISEVVVVKDRETNRSRGFGFVTFENPDDAKDAMEAMNGKSVDGRQIRVDQAGKPSSGRRGGYRGGSSGGRGGGFFRGGRGRGGGDRGYGSSRFDNRSGGYGGGSRDYYGGGRSQSYGDRSGGSSYRDSYDSYASHE; the protein is encoded by the exons ATGTCTTCTGACGACGGAAAACTCTTTATCGGTGGTCTGAGCTTTGACACCAATGAACAGAATCTAGAAGAAGTATTCTGTAAATATGGACACATCAGTgagg tgGTTGTGGTGAAGGATCGAGAGACCAATAGATCCCGTGGGTTTGGTTTTGTCACATTTGAGAATCCTGATGATGCAAAGGATGCCATGGAGGCAATGAATGGAAAG TCTGTGGATGGTCGTCAGATTCGCGTTGATCAGGCTGGAAAGCCCTCCAGTGGCAGGAGAGGAGGCTACAGAGGCGGCTCATctggaggaagaggagggggcTTCTTCCGTGGAGGCAGAGGCCGTG GTGGTGGCGACCGTGGGTATGGAAGCAGCCGATTTGACAATAGGAGTGGAGGCTATGGTGGTGGATCCCGGGACTATTATGGCGG tggcaGGAGCCAAAGTTATGGTGACCGGTCAGGAGGAAGCTCCTACAGAGACAGTTATGACAGCTATG CCTCACACGAGTAA